The following nucleotide sequence is from Aneurinibacillus soli.
TGTTCGCAATAGAATGATCATATAAGCATCTGTCATGACGCTACCTTCTACACAATAGCGCCAGGATCCGTCATTGGCTTGGTGATTTTTTACTACAGTGATGAGGCGATTGATTTCTGTTTCAACTTGGTTCAAACCACTCACTCCTTTTCCAGCGATGGTCAATCTACATAATACGGAAGGGAAGAAAGGGTGAATTCCTTCCAAATTATTTTACTGTATGCTCAGTGGGCAGCTAAATATGTTCATACAGGATCTCGTAAGGACTATTGGTCACACTGTACAAATTGATAATTAGCATAGAAAAAAGCCTATCCATGGTTTTGTGTAATACAATCACAGGTAGGCTTTTTGCGTCCATTATATCTGAATATCTGTTTACACGTATCTCGTTTCTTCCTTTTCATCCGTCTTCCTCATCATAAGGTTTTCCCCTTTCCCTGAGATACAGGACTGACGAAAACTAAAGTAAGCCTCCCACTATCCGGGAGGCTTTTGACTGTATCTAACCTTGTATAGTTTTATTGTACGCTTGGACACTGAGGATTATTGCACGTACTTACCACTTAGTTGCTGCTCTGCTATCTGAACCAGACGTTTTGTGATCTCGCCCCCGACGGAACCGTTCTGGCGAGAAGTTGTATCCGGTCCGAGCGTCACGCCGAACTCAGAAGCAATTTCATACTTCATTTGATCCAATACTTGGCGTGCTTGTGGAGTAACCAAGTTATTCGTATTACGGCTTTGATTTTGTTGTTGATATGGCATAAAGTATTTCCTCCTATG
It contains:
- a CDS encoding alpha/beta-type small acid-soluble spore protein — encoded protein: MPYQQQNQSRNTNNLVTPQARQVLDQMKYEIASEFGVTLGPDTTSRQNGSVGGEITKRLVQIAEQQLSGKYVQ